In one Amia ocellicauda isolate fAmiCal2 chromosome 2, fAmiCal2.hap1, whole genome shotgun sequence genomic region, the following are encoded:
- the LOC136766750 gene encoding corticoliberin-like, giving the protein MKLNFLISTVVLLVAFLPRHECRALDSPGAVQHAPDSQSDLQQQPLPVLVRLGEEYFIRLGNVNKNPPPSTANLSPEDSSTTVNRALQLQLTQRLLQGKVGNISRFVSSSGNQIEDLMERGKRSEEPPISLDLTFHLLREVLEMARAEQLAQQAHSNRKMMEIIGK; this is encoded by the coding sequence ATGAAGCTCAATTTCCTCATTTCTACCGTGGTTCTTCTCGTTGCCTTTCTACCACGCCATGAATGTAGAGCTCTCGACAGCCCGGGCGCTGTCCAACACGCTCCCGACTCCCAGTCCGACCTGCAGCAGCAGCCCCTGCCCGTCCTGGTGCGCCTGGGAGAGGAGTACTTCATCCGGCTGGGCAATGTCAACAAGAACCCCCCACCGTCCACAGCCAACCTCTCTCCTGAAGACTCCTCGACCACCGTCAACAGGGCTCTGCAACTGCAGCTCACACAGCGGCTTTTGCAAGGCAAAGTTGGTAACATCAGTCGGTTTGTGAGCAGCTCCGGTAACCAGATTGAAGACCTGATGGAAAGGGGGAAGCGGTCCGAAGAGCCCCCCATTTCCCTGGACCTGACCTTCCACCTGCTCAGAGAAGTGCTAGAAATGGCTCGGGCGGAGCAGTTAGCCCAGCAAGCACACAGCAACAGGAAAATGATGGAGATCATCGGAAAGTAA